CTGATTGAAGACTTCCAAGACTCTTTCCAAAAGGTGGAGGAAGAAATCGTCCAAGTCCTTACCGACGAAGAGAGGCAAGTATTAAAGAAATTATTGATCAAAATTAATGAGACGATATAAAGAAGGCGATATTTAATTCGCTTGTATTGCGCTCCAACAACCGTCTCTGGTTATCGTCAATGAAATGATTATCCGCCTATTGATCCCACGACCGGCAAAGTGACCCCAGATAGAACGGGTCGGACTAAACTCAGCCTTAGTGAAAGCTCGTTACTGCATGCAAAAAATGAAAAGGGGCCAAGATGACATTATGGTTTACCATAAAATGTCATCTCGGCCCCTTCTATACGTCTCCCACAGTTATTAAAAATGACCAGATGTGAGCATTCGTTCTCTGGAAAGACGTGTGAGCGATAGCACAACTTCCTGTGCGGAGTCATAATCCTGATTCGACAATGCCTTCAGCGTATCCCTATTAATCCCAATGGCACTATAATGTTTGATATGAGGAGTAAGCTTGAAACGTACGATGGCATACATACACAGCTTATCTTTAAAGGAATCAAATGTACTGAGCATTACGCCGTTTCCGAGTGATGCTAGAATTTCTCGCATAAATAAAAAATGATGCTCTATATAAGAGGCATAGTCATTATTTTGTTCTGCGACCCGTTGTAATTCCACATGGACAGAAAGTGATTCGAGATTGACATTAATGTCTCTTTTCTCATCTTTCATTGCCTGAAAACAGTAAAAGAGCATCGATTGAATTTGTTCATTGAGATCAAGAAATTCAATTACGCTCACTTCCTTGACGAGCACTCCACGATTTTTGAGCGCAACAATATATCCTTCCGATTCAAGACGGGCTATAGCATGACGGACGGGTGTTCGGCTCATTTGAAATTCTTCTGCCAGTTCATTCTCTGAAAGCAATGTTCCCGGCATTAGCTCGCCGCTAACCATTCGTTCACGAAGAAGCAGATAAGCTGTATCTGCCAGCGAGTTTGTTTTCATATATGTATTTCCCTTCTATCCTGACGTAGATTCACTTTACCAGTCTTCTTAAAACTAATCTGTGCTATTCCATAGTAACAGTACATGAAGAGGGGCTGCAACCTATCTGAACATTTTACAAATTTCCTGATATTGTGACACATTCTTCTTACATTCAACTTGTATCCTACTTGTGTACCGATAAATCAAAACATCGATTTTAGGAGGCTCACATGTTGGAAACGAATAAACGCAAAGGTCATCTAGGTTTGATTTTTTCTCTTGTGCTCATGCTTGTCATCCTGTCTGGTTGTGGAACCACCGCAAATTCAAGCGAAGGTGAGGCTGGAATGCCGGAAGTGATTCGAATCGGAATTATGCCAAGCGAAGAAGGCGAGATGAACCGTTCACAGGAACAACTTGCAAAAGATATTACCGAAGCAACCGGTATCCCTGCTGAAATATTTGTAGCTGAAGATTATAACATGGTTATTGAAGCCCTGCGTGCAGGCAAGATCGAAATCGGACTAATCGGACCATTCGGGTACATCATCGCTACGGAACGCGCCAATGCGAAACTGCTCGTTCGGTCTGAGAGTGATCAGCAATCCAATACCGTAATCCTTGTCCGTAATGACTCCCCTTATCAAAGCGTAAAAGATCTTAAAGGAAAGGATTTCTTGTTTGCAGATCCGGCATCAACATCGGGAAATTTGTATCCACGTGCCACACTGATGAAAGAGCTTGGTTTATCGAATAAAGAATTGGATTCCTTTTTTGGCAGTGTAGCGTTCTCAGGTGGACATGACAAATCGCTGCTTGCACTGGCTAACGGCAGTACTGACGCAATCGGTACATCGAGTCTCATGCTGCCAATGATGGCAGAATCGGGACTGGTAAAAGAGGAAGATTTCCGTGTCATTGCTGAATCCGACCCTATCGTTGGAGGAGCACCATTACTATATCGTCAAGACTTGCCAGAGGAATTAGTTAAACAACTGCGTGAGCTTATGCTGGAATATCACACGAAAAATCCTAGTTTCTTGGAAAGTGTGGGGGCCGCCCGTTTTGTAGAAGGAAGTGATAGTGACTTTGATCCGATTCGACAGGTTGCCAAAGATCTCGATATGTCTCCTGAGGAGCTGCTGAGAAAGTAGAGTTCAGAAATGAGAGATAAGGAGGATTTTAGTATGACACTTTTACAAGTGGAAGGGTTATCTAAAGTATATCCCGACGGAACAAAAGCGCTCGATAACATAAACCTGCAGATCAACCAAGGTGAGTTCGTCGTTGTTATTGGACCAAGCGGTGCGGGGAAGAGTACGCTGCTGCGCAGCCTGAACCGCATGATCGAACCAACCAACGGAAAGATCCAGTTTAAAGGCCGTGAAACCGTAGGAATCAAAGGCAAAAAGCTGCGTGAACTGCGTCGCCACATGGGCATGATTTTTCAGGGATACAATCTTGTTACTCGTGTGTCCGTTCTTAAAAACGTACTTCATGGCCGATTAGGATACATGAATGCATTTAAGGGAGCCCTGGGCTTATACTCCAAAGCAGATACGGAGGCCGCAAAGGGGATGCTGCAGCGTGTCGGCCTATTTGAGCAGATGTACAAGCGGGCAGATGAGCTTAGTGGTGGTCAGCAGCAGAGGGTGGGCATAGCCCGGGCTCTCTCCCAAAAACCGGATTTGATTCTGGCGGATGAACCCATAGCGAGTCTGGACCCTGCTTCCTCGGAGACGATTATGCATTATTTGTATACGATCTGCAAAGAGGAAGGGATTGCCTGCCTATGCAATTTGCATCAGGTGGATATCGCCAAGAAATACGCTACTCGTATTATTGGTATCCATAAGGGGACGAAGGTATTTGACGGAACACCCGAAGAGCTTACGGACGATATGATCCGGCTAATCTACAACCAGACCAGTCCCAAAGTGAAGGAGACAGCCTGACATGAATGCGGTACAGATACAATCCGCCCGAAAAATGAAACGTACTCAGACGATATTGTTTTTTATTGTGTTACTGGGTCTCATTATTTGGTCTTCAATAGGTGCAGAATTTTCGTTTGGTGCCCTGTTTTCAGGGATAGGTGAAAGCTTCCGTTTTATATTTTTCGATTTTCTTCCACCTGATTTTTCATCGCTTTCCCAGCTCATTGAACCTGCCTTGCAGACCCTTTATATGAGTGTGGTCGCGATGGTAATTGGATCGGTTATCGCGGGGATGTTGTCTTTTCTTGCAGCGGCAACAACAAGTCCTCATCCTTACCTGCAAATAGGTGTTCGAGCAGCTACCTCGCTGTTTCGGAATATTCCGGTACTCATCTGGACCATTTTGCTGGTGGCAGCATTCGGATTGGGTGCAGTTGTTGGCACGATGTCCCTGATTCTAATCTCAATCGGTATGCTGACTCGTTCCTTTGCCGAGGTGCTTGAAGAGATTGACATGGGGCAGGTGGAAGCAGTTCGGGCAGCTGGTGGGAGTTATTTTCAAGTGTTGTCTCAAGCTGTAGTTCCTCAATTTTTACCCGGATTTATCGGCTGGAGCCTGTACAACTTTGAAATCAACGTACGCGCCTCTACGATTGTCGGAATGGTTGGAGGTGGAGGTCTCGGATTTATTTTGCAATCGAAATTGAAATTGTTCCAGTACCAAGAAGCAAGCATGGCGGTTCTACTCGTGCTCGTTATCGTCCTCATCGTTGAAATGATCACCAATCGCGTAAGGGAGCGAATTATATGAGTATGCAAATGAATGATTTTAAACCGTCCTTTACTGTGCTCACTTCAATGGCAGAACCGCCTAAGCCGAAAAAAAACAAGCTGGTTATGATTGGGCTCCCGCTTATCGCCGTTCTGTTTGTGTTCAGTCTTGTTCAGCTTCATTTCGACTATTCCAAAATCGCACAAGGCTTTACGAAGCTTGGCGGTTACATGGGTACCATGTTTCCTCCTGATGTCTCGGCTTGGCGCCATGTTTTGCTTGCTGCTATAGAATCGTTGCAAGTTGCCATTATCGGATCGGTGCTTGGAATTGTCGTCGCTTTCTTTCTGTCCTTTTTAGCTGCGAGCAATTTGACGCCACATCCAATGATCGCCTGGATCATCCTAAGCGCTGCATCTCTGCTTCGGGCGATTCCTACGATCGTGTGGGCCCTTATATTTATCGTGTCCGTCGGTCTTGGTCCGCTTCCTGGTGTTCTTGCGATTGCCGTTTCTGCATCAGGCATGCTTGTTAAGGTGTTTGCCCAGTCACTTGAAGAAATGGACAAAGGCGTGCTCGAAGCTATGCAGTCTACTGGTGCGAGCTGGCTGCAAATTGTCATGCAAGGCATTTTACCTACAGTAAAAACAGCTTTCATTGCCTGGTGTGTGCTGCAGCTGGAAGGAGGTATCGCTGAATCTACTATTCTAGGCGCAGTTGGTGCGGGCGGTATCGGATATGAAATGACTCATGCGATGAAATCATACAATTTCGCAGCCGCTTTGTTTGTGGGCTTGGTCGTTTTTGTTATGGTATTCAGTGTTGAATTCGTGGCAAACCGCTATAAAATGAAACTCAAAATACGACAGAACTAAGTTGAAATATCATCACAGAAGCGAAAGCTCTACGAGGAGGAAATATGATGTCAACATCTAAACCACTTTTACAAGGTCCACTAGTACAGGCAAAATACAGCGATAATAACGTATTTACCCTTGCTTGGAATACAGCAGAGAATGTAAAAGCAGAGGCGATCTACCATTCCAATCATCCGGAATTCGATGAACTGAGCAGTACGTTGCTGGAGGTACGTATAGAGCCCATTGGAGCAACTTTCACAAGAACACTATCGCCAGGCCGCAGCTATTATCACGTGAAGTTCAAGGACGGTTCTGTGTCTACGATACAAGATCGTATGATTTATACGGATGGCATTATTAATTTCCGTGATATGGGCGGATATCACACAGAAGATGGACGAACTACCCGATGGGGCATGCTGCTGCGTTCTGCTGATCTGCATGAGCTCGGTGACCAGGATCTTCAGACTGCTGAAGCTCTCGGCATAGATTGGATTTGTGATCTGCGTAGCGAATTCGAAGTGGCGAGTCGTCCAAGCCCTGTAATCGGAAAAGCAATGAACTCGAACATTCCTTTTATGGCAGAAGCAAACCCGGAAGAAATGCAGAAGATTGCGTTTGACTTAAACGTAGGCTATAAAGCTATGATTTTAAATACGGAAAAATGTTCGCTTATCCTTCAGGAGCTATTAAAAGAAGGCCGCAGCACCTCCTTGTTCCACTGCGCCGCAGGTAAAGATCGGACAGGTGTAGTATGTGCAGTTATCCTTCTTACCTTGGGCGTACCTCGGGAGGTAGTTATTGAAGACTACGAGCTAACGAATCTAGCGGTGGACGGGCTTATGCAGCGCTTCCTGTCGGATACTAACAAAGTGTATATGGACCAGATGCCTGAATTAGAGGGCAATATTCCGGATATGATGAAAGCAGCCTTTATACAGGCTGCACTTGAAGCCATTGATGAGAACTATGGTTCTTTCGAAAAATATCTTCACGAGGGACTTGGCATCACGGAGCAAGAAAGAACTACGCTTCAAAATAGATATTTAGTTTGATAGTAGATTTAACGCTATGCATACCAGTAGCAGACTTTTCCCCTTCTTACCGAGAAGGGGGGGAAGTCTGCTACTGTTGGATTGAACTAATGAGTGGGATAGTTTAAGCTTATTCACACTGGTTTATTATAGATCGTATTTAAACACATTAAAAAGCCGATTCTTTCCTTATGGAGGAATCGACTTTTCTTTATCAAAAAAACTCTTTATCAAAAAAACATGATGACAATCCAATTAAATTGAAACAGGGTGGGGAAATGGATAAGGGATTTACATTAGCCAGTCAACTATTAACGCTGCTTGATACAGAACAAAGATGGTTTACTTTGGCCGAAGTTGAAAAGAGTCTAGGTATCTCAGATAAAACCATACGTAAGATGGTTGAAGAAATCAGCAAGCAATTACCCCCTACGGTTACCATAGAAGTTTCTAGAGGAAAGGGAATCGTTCTTCGGCGTGATGGACGAAGTGAGACGATGAGTGAAGTCATTTCTACGATGTTCAGACAAACCATTTTTTATCGACTGATGAATGTATTGTTCACGAATATGGATCGACTGTCCGTGGAGGAGCTAGCCGGAGTTATGTTTATGAGTACCTCATCGTTGAAGAAACTGATTGTACAATTAAATAATAATGACCTAAAAGCGTATAAGTTACGCATTACGTATTCAACCCCGACAATTAAAGGGAATGAAATGAATATTCGATATTTCTATTGGAAGTTATATTGTGATGCGTATGAGTTCACAGGATGGCCTTTTGCGAATGTCGATTTTGCATATATCAATCAATTAATTACGAATACAGAGAATGAGAAAAATATTGTGTATTTTATCAATTCCAAACGGAGATTGTCTTTTTTGTTGGCCATTGTTGTGGAAAGAGTAGCTAAAGGGAAATGCTTAAAAATCGACGAAAGTGCTTACCCCTGGGAAAAGGGAATGTTTTATATGCCCGTGAAGACCCTCGCCAAGAGTCTTGGAGATAAGCTTTCCATTGATTTTCCCCATAGTGAAATTTACTTTATGCAATCCCTGGTCAGTCTCAGCCAATATCATTATTATGAAGGATCAGAAATAACGCCGATGAAAGAAGTTGAATTGCATAAGGACAAAGAAGAATATCAAATGGGTAATCTGCTTCTAAGGCTACTAGCCAAAGTATACCCTAACTTGGAGATGGAAGAACGATTTCTATTGGAGATATACGCATTCTTTGACAAGTTATTAATCGATAATGCAATTCCTGAATGGATGATGATATCAAAAAGTAATTTAACGGCGTACGTTCAAAAGGAATGCCAGCAGCTTTATCAAGAACTGCAAACTTGCATGCAAACGTGGAGTAAAGCTTATCCTGCCGTCTTGTATAATCATTTTCATTTAACCAAGCTAACCTTAATTGTTCGTTCAAGTTTACGTTATAAAAGAAAAAGGGCCTTCTTGGTGATTGGAGAAGAATTTTCAATTCGTCATTACATAGCGGATTTGATCAAGAAGGAAATTGGGGATCAGCTGATCATCAATACTTCCATAATGAAAGGGCTCTCCGACGAAATGATGCAGAAACATCAGATTGATTTTGTCATTAGTAATATCCCGGTAACATTGCAGACCGTGCCTGTTGTTATTATTTCTACGATCCCGTCTAAAAGAGATCTGGACAATATTCGTAAAGAACTGCTTTTATAATTTGATCAATTATTTCCCGTATCCTCCGTAAGATTTTGGTCTAGTTTGTTATGCTGAAAAATCTTATGCTCAATGTACTTTCCGAACTGATTTTCTGAAGACAACGGAAGAGATTTCGGTAAGACGGGTTCAACATTGAAAGTAGGAGGCAGAAATATGAGTAGGCATTTAGGCGCAAAAAAAGGAGATATAGCGGACATCGTTTTGCTTCCGGGAGATCCTTTGCGTGCAAAATTTGTAGCAGAACACTTTCTAGATGAGGCCAATTGTTATAACGAAGTAAGAGGAATGTACGGGTACACCGGATTATACGAGGGGAAACGCGTATCGGTTCAAGGGACAGGGATGGGAAATCCATCGATGAGTATCTATGCAACAGAATTAATCGTCGATTATGAAGTGAAGAAATTGATTCGTATTGGTACATGTGGCGCGATGCAGAAAAACATTAATATCCGCGATATTATAATAGCCCAATCCGTGTCTTCGGATAGTAATATGACGGATAAGATCTTCCATGGCTGTAATTATGCACCTACAGCAGATTTCTCATTGTTAATGAAAGCGTATCAACAAGCACAAGCTAAACAAGTAAATGTCTTTGTCGGCAATATCTATAACTCCGATGAATTCTACCGTGAGAGCTTAGATCGACTTCACAAGTTTATGGATTTTGGTGTATTAGGAGTTGAAATGGAAAGCACAGCCTTATATACGTTAGCCGCTAAATATGGTGTGAGAGCGCTATCCATTTTGACAGTAGGCAGTCAACTGTTAACACAGGAGCACTTAACTCATCAAGAAAGTGAACAATCATTTTATGAAATGGTCGAAATCGCTCTTAACACAGCCATTGAGAGCTAATCTATCAATACGAGTACGGGTGCAAGAAAAGAGAGTGAGTAAGAAATGAAGGAAATACTATCTGGATTGCAGTGGATGATGTTTATGATCGCAGGTGCAATTGCTGCGCCAATTGCTATCGCAGATTTATATAACCTAACACCTTTGGAGGCTTCTGGACTCATCCAGAGCACACTGATTACTTTAGGAATAGCTGGATTTTTACAAGGCGTCATCGGCCATAAATTCCCTATTCATGAAGGTCCAGCAGGATTATGGTGGAGCATTTTCACCATTTACGCAAGTTTAGTGGGGGGATTGTATTCTTCGAGTATTGCTGCCCTGCAAGCTTTAAGCGCGGGAATGATCTGTAGTGGAGTTTTATTTATCCTAATCTCAGCATTTAAGCTAATGGATAAAATCGCTCGTCTATTTACGCCAACGGTCACTTTTATATATTTGCTCTTATTGATCTTTCAATTAAGCGGTTCTTTTATGAAAGGTATGATGGGGATCACGTCAAGCCACACCTTGTTAGATGTTAAAGTGTTCGTGCTGAGTGTGATTGTGATTTGCATTACCTTTGGGTTAGGGAACAGTCGCTTTGTTTTGCTGCGCCAATTTTCAGTAATAATCAGTATATCGATAGGCTGCTTATTGTTTATCATATGCGACAAGATGCCGGTGATTTCACCGGCGGATACGCTATTTAAACTGCCCCAAATATTTCCTTTTGGAAGTCCAAGATTTGATAGCGGGACAGCCACAACTGCCTTTCTATTAACACTATTATTAATAACCAATGCGCTTGCGTCTATTCGGTTGATGGAGACCGTTATGAAACAAAAGAAATTGGATTATAACCGTTATTTGCGTGCCGGATTTGCTTCTGGCATTACCCATTTTATTGGTGGCAGTTTCGGAGCGATTGGTTCAGTGCCTATTTCAGGAGCGGCGGGATATGTTGAACAAACAGGAATGAGGGAACAGAAATCGTTTTTAATTGGATGCATCTTAGTCATCTCTGTATCCTTGTTTCCGCCAATAATGAACGTAATATCCGGTATCCCAGCGCCTATAGGTTATGCCGTTACATTCGTCATCTTTGTGAAGATGGTTGGATTATCGCTGAAGGAATTGAAGAAGGTTCTGCATGAAGAACGAACATGTATTGTTAGCGGAGTTTCTCTTCTAGTTGGTGTGGGTTTAATGTTTATTCCTACATCCGCTACGAGCCATTTATCTCCGATTGTAATAGCCATTTTGAATAATGGGTTAATTTGCGGAAGTCTATTGGCGATTATTTTGGAACAAGCGTTAATGTGGAAAGATGCAAATCGATATGAGGATTGCAAAAAAAGTATCGATAATTTGGAGGGTTAATTATGCATTATCTAATTTCTGTTGTTGGTCTGGTTATTGTTCTATTATTGGCCTGGCTTGCGAGTAATAATAAGCGGAAAATCAAATATCGTCCAATCATCATAATGATTGTTATTCAGTTAGCTTTGGGATTAATTATACTAAAAACGAGTATAGGCGAATTCTTAATCAAAGGGTTTGCCGATAGTTTTTCGAAATTACTCGGATATGCCAACGAAGGAACGAACTTTGTTTTTGGTGGGATTGCCAATGAAGGAGCTCATACCTTTTTCCTGTTTGTGTTGATGCCAATTGTCTTCATGTCAGCATTAATAGGAATCCTGCAACATTACAAAATACTGCCGTTCATTATCAAGTATATTGGTCTGGTGCTAAGTAAAGTAAATGGCATGGGAAAATTGGAATCTTATAATGCGGTTGCAGCCGCAATTGTAGGACAAAA
Above is a window of Paenibacillus sp. E222 DNA encoding:
- a CDS encoding GntR family transcriptional regulator — encoded protein: MKTNSLADTAYLLLRERMVSGELMPGTLLSENELAEEFQMSRTPVRHAIARLESEGYIVALKNRGVLVKEVSVIEFLDLNEQIQSMLFYCFQAMKDEKRDINVNLESLSVHVELQRVAEQNNDYASYIEHHFLFMREILASLGNGVMLSTFDSFKDKLCMYAIVRFKLTPHIKHYSAIGINRDTLKALSNQDYDSAQEVVLSLTRLSRERMLTSGHF
- a CDS encoding phosphate/phosphite/phosphonate ABC transporter substrate-binding protein translates to MLETNKRKGHLGLIFSLVLMLVILSGCGTTANSSEGEAGMPEVIRIGIMPSEEGEMNRSQEQLAKDITEATGIPAEIFVAEDYNMVIEALRAGKIEIGLIGPFGYIIATERANAKLLVRSESDQQSNTVILVRNDSPYQSVKDLKGKDFLFADPASTSGNLYPRATLMKELGLSNKELDSFFGSVAFSGGHDKSLLALANGSTDAIGTSSLMLPMMAESGLVKEEDFRVIAESDPIVGGAPLLYRQDLPEELVKQLRELMLEYHTKNPSFLESVGAARFVEGSDSDFDPIRQVAKDLDMSPEELLRK
- the phnC gene encoding phosphonate ABC transporter ATP-binding protein, which codes for MTLLQVEGLSKVYPDGTKALDNINLQINQGEFVVVIGPSGAGKSTLLRSLNRMIEPTNGKIQFKGRETVGIKGKKLRELRRHMGMIFQGYNLVTRVSVLKNVLHGRLGYMNAFKGALGLYSKADTEAAKGMLQRVGLFEQMYKRADELSGGQQQRVGIARALSQKPDLILADEPIASLDPASSETIMHYLYTICKEEGIACLCNLHQVDIAKKYATRIIGIHKGTKVFDGTPEELTDDMIRLIYNQTSPKVKETA
- the phnE gene encoding phosphonate ABC transporter, permease protein PhnE, with product MNAVQIQSARKMKRTQTILFFIVLLGLIIWSSIGAEFSFGALFSGIGESFRFIFFDFLPPDFSSLSQLIEPALQTLYMSVVAMVIGSVIAGMLSFLAAATTSPHPYLQIGVRAATSLFRNIPVLIWTILLVAAFGLGAVVGTMSLILISIGMLTRSFAEVLEEIDMGQVEAVRAAGGSYFQVLSQAVVPQFLPGFIGWSLYNFEINVRASTIVGMVGGGGLGFILQSKLKLFQYQEASMAVLLVLVIVLIVEMITNRVRERII
- the phnE gene encoding phosphonate ABC transporter, permease protein PhnE, whose protein sequence is MSMQMNDFKPSFTVLTSMAEPPKPKKNKLVMIGLPLIAVLFVFSLVQLHFDYSKIAQGFTKLGGYMGTMFPPDVSAWRHVLLAAIESLQVAIIGSVLGIVVAFFLSFLAASNLTPHPMIAWIILSAASLLRAIPTIVWALIFIVSVGLGPLPGVLAIAVSASGMLVKVFAQSLEEMDKGVLEAMQSTGASWLQIVMQGILPTVKTAFIAWCVLQLEGGIAESTILGAVGAGGIGYEMTHAMKSYNFAAALFVGLVVFVMVFSVEFVANRYKMKLKIRQN
- a CDS encoding tyrosine-protein phosphatase — encoded protein: MMSTSKPLLQGPLVQAKYSDNNVFTLAWNTAENVKAEAIYHSNHPEFDELSSTLLEVRIEPIGATFTRTLSPGRSYYHVKFKDGSVSTIQDRMIYTDGIINFRDMGGYHTEDGRTTRWGMLLRSADLHELGDQDLQTAEALGIDWICDLRSEFEVASRPSPVIGKAMNSNIPFMAEANPEEMQKIAFDLNVGYKAMILNTEKCSLILQELLKEGRSTSLFHCAAGKDRTGVVCAVILLTLGVPREVVIEDYELTNLAVDGLMQRFLSDTNKVYMDQMPELEGNIPDMMKAAFIQAALEAIDENYGSFEKYLHEGLGITEQERTTLQNRYLV
- a CDS encoding helix-turn-helix domain-containing protein — translated: MEESTFLYQKNSLSKKHDDNPIKLKQGGEMDKGFTLASQLLTLLDTEQRWFTLAEVEKSLGISDKTIRKMVEEISKQLPPTVTIEVSRGKGIVLRRDGRSETMSEVISTMFRQTIFYRLMNVLFTNMDRLSVEELAGVMFMSTSSLKKLIVQLNNNDLKAYKLRITYSTPTIKGNEMNIRYFYWKLYCDAYEFTGWPFANVDFAYINQLITNTENEKNIVYFINSKRRLSFLLAIVVERVAKGKCLKIDESAYPWEKGMFYMPVKTLAKSLGDKLSIDFPHSEIYFMQSLVSLSQYHYYEGSEITPMKEVELHKDKEEYQMGNLLLRLLAKVYPNLEMEERFLLEIYAFFDKLLIDNAIPEWMMISKSNLTAYVQKECQQLYQELQTCMQTWSKAYPAVLYNHFHLTKLTLIVRSSLRYKRKRAFLVIGEEFSIRHYIADLIKKEIGDQLIINTSIMKGLSDEMMQKHQIDFVISNIPVTLQTVPVVIISTIPSKRDLDNIRKELLL
- the deoD gene encoding purine-nucleoside phosphorylase encodes the protein MSRHLGAKKGDIADIVLLPGDPLRAKFVAEHFLDEANCYNEVRGMYGYTGLYEGKRVSVQGTGMGNPSMSIYATELIVDYEVKKLIRIGTCGAMQKNINIRDIIIAQSVSSDSNMTDKIFHGCNYAPTADFSLLMKAYQQAQAKQVNVFVGNIYNSDEFYRESLDRLHKFMDFGVLGVEMESTALYTLAAKYGVRALSILTVGSQLLTQEHLTHQESEQSFYEMVEIALNTAIES
- a CDS encoding purine/pyrimidine permease; translation: MKEILSGLQWMMFMIAGAIAAPIAIADLYNLTPLEASGLIQSTLITLGIAGFLQGVIGHKFPIHEGPAGLWWSIFTIYASLVGGLYSSSIAALQALSAGMICSGVLFILISAFKLMDKIARLFTPTVTFIYLLLLIFQLSGSFMKGMMGITSSHTLLDVKVFVLSVIVICITFGLGNSRFVLLRQFSVIISISIGCLLFIICDKMPVISPADTLFKLPQIFPFGSPRFDSGTATTAFLLTLLLITNALASIRLMETVMKQKKLDYNRYLRAGFASGITHFIGGSFGAIGSVPISGAAGYVEQTGMREQKSFLIGCILVISVSLFPPIMNVISGIPAPIGYAVTFVIFVKMVGLSLKELKKVLHEERTCIVSGVSLLVGVGLMFIPTSATSHLSPIVIAILNNGLICGSLLAIILEQALMWKDANRYEDCKKSIDNLEG